The genomic stretch AACCGAGCATCCATTTCTGTTTCAGTACCAAgttcaaatatttttcttttatcCCTTTCTTTGAACCCTTGTTTTTCCTTTTTCTATTGAATATATAAAGGCTTCTTAGTGACTTCAAACTTCGAGAATTTGTCTTTGTATGTTCAATTACCAAAATTTTGTTTACATATATTGAATAATCTTGTAATGACCGACAATGTTGTTAATTAGGTAGAAATATCAGTTATAGTTAGTTAAAAAAATTGTCCAGTAGAAATTAAGAAAAGGCTTTACATCAATTCAATACATGTATGGGCAAAAATAGCAAATGTTACACTTTGTTTCTTAAAATAGTAAGCTGGCTTTTGGCCACTAGGGAGGATTGGAATAAACATTTGGAACCAGTTCTGTCTATATTAATTAATTCACATCAAATATATTTCAAGTCTTGTATTCTATAGACAATTTCATTTTCATTCAGCATTTGTTGTCTGTTGTTACATTATTGATCCATACATTTTCTTAGAAATAGTTCCCTAATTACTCTTATATTGACAATGTAAACAAAACTTTATCTCATTAGTCTATTTTAAACTAGACAAGCATATTTATTCATTACAATGAAGAGTCATTTTTTAAGTAACCTATTGTGTGACAAATTCTGGTTTTGGTTTCTCTCTTTATTACACTCTTTAGGTGAGAATGTGTTATGACAATTCCTCTTTTTGGGTCCTTTTACAGCTGTCTTCCTATTGTTAAAATCCAAATCTTGTTTGTTTTTTTCTTCACATTCCTTACCCTTTGCACATTAGATGTCTAGTGTTTTCACACTCTCTTCAATTATGCACTTCCCCACCCCACCCTACACCAACCTGTAACAATGTCTCCTAATACTTGTGAAGAATTGCCAACACTAATGTTACATATTGGTGTAGTTGATGTGACCACTCTCAGCACATGCTACTTATGCAGGAGGATCAAACAAGTAATTAAACTATAAGTATATGTATAAGTAAAAATAAATGTACTCTCTATACGTATATTATGTTGTATATTAGTTGTCTCAAGTTTTTAGAGGCTATGTGTAGATTAATCGCACTTTTACTATGTCAGAATAAATAGAGACATTGTTTAACTATAGTTTAACTGTCTTAAATATTTTATGAAGCTCTATTTAACTACAATTTAAATGTGAAATTTTTTTGCCCATGTGCAGTAGTCCACCCTCAGAGACGACCCTGATTGCATAGTGACCCTCTATCGGAAACTGGACAGACACATATAAATGAAGGGATGGTGTTTGATATCTTTTTCTATTTCATGATGGTTATATCAGAGTTTATTGAAGGATAGTACTGTCATTGCACACCCAACAGACACATGAACATGCCTGCAACAGTTGGAAAAAAGTGATAAAGAGGAGTTTCTCATTATTTGTTAAATTGCTATGCTTTTATCTTCATGAGCAGTGCTAACTAATCATATAAGGATTTTGAACGAGATTCAAGAAATATGAATGATTGCAATTGCAAAAGGAAAGAATCTTGATAACTGTGCACTTTTTTCTAGTGATGAAATCTATCTACATTCATGATTTTGGTAACTGGTAGTATTATTAAGAATGTTTGCTGGTTTCAAGGCTATTCAATCTGAGTTTAATGACTGCACTGCCCTTTGTTCCCATGCACCAACCTCTTACAAAACGGTGCATCTTGTCTTTTTATTACTAACTTCTAAACAAATGAGTAAGTGGTTAACTTGAATCTCAATCTGAATCTGcatattattatttgtttatcAGAGCTGTGATTCATCTAATTATTTTTGGCATTTGCTTTGACTAGTTATGCAAAATAAGAATAAAATTTTATGACAAGTTCAGAAAATTGTCCAATATTTTTGGCAAAGTCTAAGTTTGAGTTGTGCATTCACATTACTTAAATAATTTATTGAAAGCTTATCTTAGGGTTCACTATTTCAGATCACAGATATTGAAGTTGAGTCTTTTGTTATTGTTAAATGGCCAAGAAGAAGAAGAGTTGGTTTAATCTGGTGAAGAGGCTTTTCATATGGGACACACATTCCACACAAGAGAAGGTAAAAACTAAATTAATTTTTTCTTTGTAAGATTCTGTTTATTCTAATGAGAAAGAAAAACTTGATTTCAGaaagagaaaagaagaaaatGGATATTTGGAAAGCTAAAAACCAACAAGTTACCTTCAATTACAGCTCCACCAACAACATCAAATGAAGCAGAGGTGGAGGAAAAGAGAAAGCATTCTCAAGTTGTTATGCTTAACGAAGTTTCACAATCTGCTTATCAAAAAAATCAAGATAGCTCAGAAGAATCTGAACCTGTTAAAACTAGGACTGGTGTTCCTCAATCAATATATCTGTGCCAGAGAGAGATTCAAGAATTTGCAGCCATCAAAATTCAAACTGCCTTTAGGGGCTACCTCGTGAGTCTGTCCAATCTGTTTTGTTTAGCCTTTAATCCTTCTTACTTAACCTTTACTACTAAAGTTTTTACTCATGGATCTGGATTAGTCTTTTTGTAGAAGTAATTGAATTATGAATCTTTAGAAAGAGGTTATATATCAAATGCGTCCTTGATGTCCTTAACCCCTTAACCATCTAGTGATTTCTCAATTGAGAAAATTGTAAGAGAAAAATGTTTTTAAGGGTGTGCCAAACGGACTACCGGATATATCCCAAAATTGTCACAGTTAAACGGACTACAGCACATGTCGTAAAATTGCCACAGTTAAACTGGGATTAAACAGAACCTCATAAAATATTTGTCACAGTTAAAGTATAGCAAAATAacactcttatttgttttgcTCAGTTGAACCACTGCAGAGGGCCTGAAAAAACTTAAGATGGTCGGCCTTGGATGTGATGGCAATTAATATGTATAAACTTAGTGATAGTATTCTCTTGTTGATTACAGGCAAAGAAGGCTTTGAGGGCATTGAAAGGAATAGTGAAACTTCAAGCTATCATTCGTGGGAGAGCAGTGAGACGACAAGCTATGAGTACTCTCAAGAGCTTGCAGTCTATTGTAAGTATTCAATCAAAGATATGTGCAAGGAGACTCCAAATGGTTGAAGGAAGATGGGATtctgttgaagatgaagagattcATTATTCTAAAGACAAGATCATTAAGGTGAGCATATACATTCCAAATATCAATTGTTTTTTTTAACTTTTACACTTGAACACTTTATGATTTGAAACATGAGTTTTCAAATTTTTAGATGGACTCCAACAGTGAAAGAAAGTGGGATGACAGCACTTTATTGAAGGAAGAGGTAGATGCTTTTTGCATGATCAAGAAAGAAGCCATTATTAAGAgagaaagaataaaagaatacACATTTAATCATAGAGTAAGCTCCTAACTCTTTCATGTCATAAACCGTTAGATTCGTTTTTCCAAGCAGTTTctcaaatatatatatatattggtaGATAAGTTCAAATAATTGTTTCAAACATGTTGAACTAATTTGCACAAACCCCTCAGAGGTCAGCGGAGTCAGAAAGAACTAAAGTGAATGGAAGATGGAGGTACTGGCTAGAGCAATGGGTAGATACACAGCTTTCTAAAAGCAAAGAACTTGAAGATATAGACTCCGTTTTCAGCTCACATTCTAGGACAGGTGAAGAATTTAGCGGAAAACAACTAAATTTAAGAAATACTACTCAGAGacaaaattcaaatcaactaGAAGGAACGGATTCGCCAGTAGTTTTATCAAGAAAAACTTTTCCTCACAGGAGACAAAGTTCTATAGGAGAAGAGCAATCATTTTCAAGCTCCCCTGCAACTCCGGCATACATGGCTGCTACTGAATCAGCAAGAGCAAAAGCAAGATCAACAAGCTCACCAAAAGCAAGGTCATGGAATTATGACATCAACTCGGATAGCTATTTATCACCTTGCAAGAAAAAGCTATCGATTGTTTCATCGGTTAACAGTGAAGTGGTTAATAATGGTGGTAGAATGGGGAAGCTTAGTGGTTGTAACCAACAAAGGTCTCCAAGGTTGAAGGGTATTTCAGTGCCTATAAAATCAAGCAGAAGTATAAAGGATCTTAGCATTAATTCAGATTGCTCATTGTCTAATTGGGATAGACAAAGTTCCTTTAAATGAACATAATGATGCTGATATCTTATACTAGTTCAAGTACAAAGATTGTTTGTAACTATGTATGATGTATATTCTATGTGGTTGAATATTTATTTTGGTTCAGAATTAAACACTAGTGTGCCAGAAATTAACTAGTTGATTTCTTCATTGATTTGGTGATTAGTTGTATGTTTTAAGAAGCCATATTAGACTCAATTTTTAAAAGTCTATTTTATTTTGTGTGATGCTTAAGTATTAACATGAATTTTCAAGCCCCGCTCTAAATAAAATTTATTTGTTCTATTGTTAAAAGtctatttttaaaatttattttgtgttttaataatattattaatgCGGTAATATCTGCAGCAAACATTAGACCGACCGCAATTGCGATAATGATTTATAATCACCCATGTGTCCACATTTGTAATTACATATGACAATCTTGTCCACATTAATTCAGTTCTTCTTCCAAATATTAAATTTTCATAACTAATGAATTTTTTTACATTATCCATCCCAACCTTCTTCAAAACTAATGAATTTTTTACATTATCCATCTCTTAACTGTATACATCAAAGTCTTCTCAATTGATATTCAATTTGTAAACGCAATGTGAATAAACATTCACGATAAAATGACAACATTGACAATAATTGCAACTAGAGTCGTCAAAATCGTGTCGAAACACCTTCTTTGCCTTTACTCAATAGTCCAATGATTCTTGATCAgattgaaggtagagaaaaataagaaaggggagtttgaattgttttcacaataactaaaaacttttgcaacaccACACACACGAAAGTAAATGCTAACAACACAAGAAACTTATtctggttcgcttgaaaatcaaggctactccagtccacccgactaaggtgatttcgccttcaataaggacttaatccaataatctcaatagattacaaaaacgtctaagagttcaacaacctcttagccctctcaagtctacagactaaaacaagtcacttgaggaatatcAACAACTTTAAAGAATTATAAGTGTTTGCTTTAGTGCTTATAGGTAAGTAGTGAACACAATTAAGAACGTGGATCAATGATCACActatgagcaacaactcttgtgtgATTACTGAATTTTACAATAATGGCTATTGAGTAAATAGATCGAAGTGTATGTAGAATTCTTGTGTGATTTCTTCATATTCagtatgatgatgatgaggtCTTTATACAATGCTTTGAGATGATACCATTAGAGGGAAATTGATGGAGATTTCTTGTCCATTATGAGACTTAATGACATTAactttcttgtcctttccatagcagtcttggagCATAATCCATAATTTCCTTATAGAGATTTGTATCATACTTAGAATACTTCTTAATTAAGTTTCTGATTTTGATGAGTCAGATGAGCGTGAATCAAATGATTTGTTAAGCGTGAATCAGAGTGACTAGAGTCAGAGTCTTGAGCAGAAGCTTGTAGTCTTCAGATAGTTGTTTGTTGAATGGACTTTAGATAGATGTTTGTCTTCAAATATTCGCTTGACTGATCTTCAGATAGAGTGTCTTCTAATATTGTCTTGCAGAGTCATCAGGTGTAAAGTCTTCAGACTTCAAATATGAACTTCAATGTCAGATTTTGTATGTGATTCTTCAGAAGTGTTTTTGTTCATAGCCAGATA from Lathyrus oleraceus cultivar Zhongwan6 chromosome 7, CAAS_Psat_ZW6_1.0, whole genome shotgun sequence encodes the following:
- the LOC127106167 gene encoding protein IQ-DOMAIN 11 produces the protein MAKKKKSWFNLVKRLFIWDTHSTQEKKEKRRKWIFGKLKTNKLPSITAPPTTSNEAEVEEKRKHSQVVMLNEVSQSAYQKNQDSSEESEPVKTRTGVPQSIYLCQREIQEFAAIKIQTAFRGYLAKKALRALKGIVKLQAIIRGRAVRRQAMSTLKSLQSIVSIQSKICARRLQMVEGRWDSVEDEEIHYSKDKIIKMDSNSERKWDDSTLLKEEVDAFCMIKKEAIIKRERIKEYTFNHRRSAESERTKVNGRWRYWLEQWVDTQLSKSKELEDIDSVFSSHSRTGEEFSGKQLNLRNTTQRQNSNQLEGTDSPVVLSRKTFPHRRQSSIGEEQSFSSSPATPAYMAATESARAKARSTSSPKARSWNYDINSDSYLSPCKKKLSIVSSVNSEVVNNGGRMGKLSGCNQQRSPRLKGISVPIKSSRSIKDLSINSDCSLSNWDRQSSFK